Proteins co-encoded in one Armatimonadota bacterium genomic window:
- a CDS encoding lysophospholipid acyltransferase family protein, whose translation MAAERGAVGPPESRWFWLVHRAVRGLLRVYVRLHVEGREHYPAGPAVLVANHRSALDPLFVAAAVPERILFVAAAEFLEWRGIGWVMRAYGCIPVRRGEVDLPAVRQAVRALAAGRKVGVFPEGRVTPHPLPPHRGAALIAARARVLLVPVAVAGSARVFPLGARVPRPGAVRVRFGPPLPPPAQTREAMDAALAATMAWIGQHAS comes from the coding sequence ATGGCGGCGGAGCGGGGAGCGGTCGGCCCCCCGGAGAGCCGGTGGTTCTGGCTGGTGCACCGCGCGGTGCGCGGCCTGCTGCGGGTGTACGTGCGCTTGCATGTCGAAGGACGGGAGCACTATCCGGCGGGACCGGCGGTCCTCGTCGCCAACCACCGCAGCGCCCTCGACCCGCTGTTCGTCGCTGCCGCGGTGCCCGAGCGCATCCTCTTCGTCGCGGCGGCGGAGTTCCTGGAGTGGCGCGGCATCGGCTGGGTGATGCGCGCCTACGGTTGTATTCCGGTCCGGCGCGGCGAGGTGGACCTTCCGGCGGTGCGTCAGGCCGTGCGCGCACTCGCCGCAGGACGCAAGGTCGGCGTCTTCCCCGAAGGCCGCGTCACGCCCCATCCCCTGCCACCGCACCGCGGCGCCGCGCTCATCGCCGCCCGCGCCCGCGTGCTGTTGGTGCCCGTGGCGGTGGCGGGTTCTGCTCGGGTCTTTCCGCTGGGGGCCCGCGTGCCGCGGCCAGGCGCCGTGCGCGTGCGCTTCGGCCCGCCGCTGCCGCCACCGGCGCAGACCCGCGAAGCCATGGACGCGGCGCTGGCGGCGACGATGGCGTGGATCGGGCAGCACGCGTCATGA
- a CDS encoding tellurium resistance protein TerC, protein MPAIDWSAILIVLQLVYLEGILSIDNAAVLGAMVSALPRHEPIPWPRPLQFLARPVHRLLGGQQMAALKAGLLGAYLGRGTMLFAAAWVVRNRWLLLVGGLYLIYLAITHFGAEAEKAELADRSDVLVAASRAFWVVVLNVELADLAFSLDNVVAAVALSREMWVILTGVFLGIVTMRFAAGIFVRLIAREPILEAAAYLLVFAIGLEVLAEDLLAVHISHLHKFLISAGILAASLLYAHVPALQALGARLRWLRRALAVVSMTARRFLRPVGGAVRGSLRAGRWAVATMRATVRNRRATLP, encoded by the coding sequence ATCGACTGGAGCGCCATCCTGATCGTCCTCCAGCTGGTCTACCTGGAGGGGATCCTCTCTATCGACAACGCCGCGGTCCTGGGCGCCATGGTCTCGGCCCTGCCGCGCCACGAGCCGATCCCCTGGCCCCGGCCCCTGCAGTTCCTGGCGCGGCCGGTCCACCGGCTGCTCGGCGGCCAGCAGATGGCGGCGCTCAAGGCGGGCCTGCTCGGTGCGTACCTGGGGCGGGGGACCATGCTGTTCGCTGCCGCCTGGGTCGTGCGCAATCGCTGGCTGCTGCTGGTGGGCGGCCTGTACCTGATCTACCTGGCCATCACCCATTTCGGCGCCGAGGCCGAGAAGGCCGAGCTGGCCGACCGCAGCGACGTGCTCGTCGCCGCCTCGCGCGCGTTCTGGGTGGTGGTCCTCAACGTGGAGCTGGCCGATCTGGCCTTCAGCCTCGACAACGTCGTGGCCGCGGTGGCCCTGTCCCGCGAGATGTGGGTCATCCTCACCGGCGTCTTCCTGGGGATCGTGACCATGCGGTTTGCCGCGGGCATCTTCGTCCGGCTCATCGCCCGCGAGCCGATCCTGGAGGCCGCGGCCTACCTGCTGGTGTTCGCCATCGGCCTCGAGGTGCTGGCCGAGGACCTGCTCGCCGTCCACATCTCGCACCTCCACAAGTTCCTGATCTCGGCCGGGATCCTGGCGGCCTCGCTGCTCTACGCGCACGTCCCGGCGCTGCAGGCGCTGGGCGCGCGGCTGCGGTGGCTGCGCCGGGCCCTGGCCGTCGTCAGCATGACGGCCCGCCGGTTCCTGCGGCCGGTGGGCGGCGCGGTGCGCGGCAGCCTGCGGGCGGGCCGGTGGGCCGTGGCGACGATGCGCGCGACCGTGCGCAACCGCCGCGCGACGCTCCCGTGA